The Frankiales bacterium genome includes a region encoding these proteins:
- the rpsG gene encoding 30S ribosomal protein S7 — protein sequence MPRKGPAPKRPVVIDPVYGSPLVSQLINKVLLDGKKSTAERIVYGALEGCREKTGTDPVVTLKRAMDNIKPTLEVKSRRVGGATYQVPIEVKPNRATTLSLRWLVTFSRQRREKTMTERLMNEILDASNGLGASVKRREDMHKMAESNKAFAHYRW from the coding sequence ATGCCTCGCAAGGGTCCCGCTCCCAAGCGCCCGGTCGTCATCGACCCCGTCTACGGCTCGCCGCTGGTCTCGCAGCTCATCAACAAGGTCCTGCTCGACGGCAAGAAGTCCACCGCGGAGCGCATCGTCTACGGCGCCCTCGAGGGCTGCCGCGAGAAGACCGGCACCGACCCGGTCGTGACGCTCAAGCGCGCCATGGACAACATCAAGCCCACCCTCGAGGTCAAGAGCCGCCGCGTCGGCGGTGCGACCTACCAGGTGCCGATCGAGGTCAAGCCCAACCGCGCCACGACCCTGTCGCTGCGCTGGCTGGTCACCTTCTCGCGCCAGCGCCGCGAGAAGACCATGACCGAGCGCCTCATGAACGAGATCCTCGACGCCAGCAACGGCCTCGGCGCCAGCGTCAAGCGCCGCGAGGACATGCACAAGATGGCCGAGTCGAACAAGGCGTTCGCGCACTACCGCTGGTAG
- a CDS encoding 30S ribosomal protein S12 yields the protein MPTIQQLVRKGRQDKIAKNKTPALKGSPQRRGVCTRVYTTTPKKPNSALRKVARVRLTSGIEVTAYIPGVGHNLQEHSIVLVRGGRVKDLPGVRYKIIRGALDTQGVKNRKQARSRYGAKKEKS from the coding sequence GTGCCCACGATCCAGCAGCTGGTCCGCAAGGGCCGGCAGGACAAGATCGCGAAGAACAAGACGCCCGCGCTCAAGGGCAGCCCGCAGCGCCGCGGCGTGTGCACGCGCGTCTACACGACGACCCCGAAGAAGCCGAACTCGGCGCTGCGCAAGGTGGCCCGCGTCCGCCTCACCAGCGGCATCGAGGTCACGGCGTACATCCCCGGCGTCGGCCACAACCTGCAGGAGCACTCGATCGTGCTCGTGCGCGGCGGCCGTGTGAAGGACCTCCCCGGCGTCCGCTACAAGATCATCCGCGGTGCCCTCGACACCCAGGGCGTGAAGAACCGCAAGCAGGCTCGCAGCCGCTACGGCGCGAAGAAGGAGAAGAGCTGA